The following proteins come from a genomic window of Dreissena polymorpha isolate Duluth1 chromosome 1, UMN_Dpol_1.0, whole genome shotgun sequence:
- the LOC127857410 gene encoding protein-glutamine gamma-glutamyltransferase K-like, giving the protein MYCFSIVQAPDAVKVGQSFSVEVSFENPLPVTLTQCELRVEGPGIQKPFVYAENNIDAKKTFLGTLKMTPVKVGAKKIVVNFNCRHISAITTSHPVTVA; this is encoded by the exons ATGTATTGTTTCTCCATCGTACAGGCGCCGGACGCTGTCAAGGTCGGGCAAAGTTTCTCGGTTGAAGTATCCTTTGAGAATCCCCTTCCAGTTACCTTGACCCAATGCGAGCTGCGCGTTGAGGGACCAGGCATTCAGAAACCTTTCGTCTACGCAGAAAA TAACATTGACGCCAAGAAGACGTTCCTGGGGACGTTGAAGATGACGCCAGTAAAGGTAGGCGCCAAGAAGATTGTTGTAAACTTCAACTGCAGGCATATTTCCGCCATTACCACGTCACATCCGGTCACTGTGGCATAG